GCGCACCCAGCAGCATGCCGAACGGCGCGCCGGCGATCAGCAGGCGCACGGTGGCTCGACTCATCGGGCGCCACCGCGGGCGCGGGCGGGCTCCCTCATGCCATCCTTGAGGTGCTGATCGAAGTAGGCGACCATGTCCCCGAGCATGACTTGAATGTTGTCACGTCGCCGAATGTAGTAGTTCTCGTTCGGATAGGTCTTGTAGGTGAAGGGCTTGTAGTTCATCTCCAGGCGATCGGCAAAGAGTGCGGAGGCCACCGAGCGCGGCAGCTGCGCCCCCACGCCGTGAATGAGCATGATTGGCGTCTGGATGTCCTTCATGAAGAAGATCGGTGAGGCCATGCGGTACTTGTCCGTGGCCTGCGGCAAGTCGCCGAACTCGTACTCCACGAGCTTCACGTGGCGGAGCTCCTGCTCCGCGTGGAAGTGCAGCCAGTCACCGTAGCCGGACGCGGCGATTGCCGCCTGAAAGACACCGGGGGCAAACGCCGCAGCCGCAAGGCTCATGCATCCCCCGTAGCTTGTGCCGGTGATGCCCATCCGCGTTGGCTCGATGTATGGCAGCGTCTTCAGGAACTCCACGCCGGCGGTGACATCGAGCAGGTCGCAGCGACCCCAACAACCGTTGTTGGCGTCTTCGAAAACCTTGCCGTATCCGGAACTGCCGCGAATGTTCGGCAGGAGGACGGCGTACCCTCGCATGGTCAGGTACTGCACCTGCGCCTGATACGTATCGTTGAATGACGAGGTCGGCCCACCGTGAATGAACAGGATGCCTGGCGCCTTGCCGCCGGGCGCCAGCGTGGGTTCGTAGAGGTACGCCTGGATCGTCAGGCCGTCCGGGGACTTGTACGACACTTTCTTCGGCGTGATGAGGCGGCTCGCGACGTGAGTGGCGGTGGACGACGTCGTGAGTCGACGGGGAGCCCCGCCCGCGGCGTTCACGACGAACAGGTCGGCCGCTTCAGTCGGGCTTTCGCTGGTGAAGCTGACCTGCCGTCCATCGGGTGACCATTCCGCGTTGCTGATCACCCCCATGCCATCGGGCTTGGCCAGCACGCGAGGCGCTCCGCCGGTTGCGGCGACGACCCGCAGATCCTGCGTCCCATTCCACAGCGCCTGATACAGGATCGACTTGCCATCGGGTGACCATCGGGCTCCGGACTGGTTGGCCGCCTCAGCGGCGATCGGTCGCGGGACGCCGCCGGCCATAGGTACGACCCAATAGTTGATCCAGCCGCTGCGGTGCGAGCGAAAGAGCAACGTGCTGCCATCCGGCGAAACCAGCGAATAGCCGAAGTTGCCTCCGGCCTGATAATCGAAGAAGTCGACATCCTTCACGATCGTTCGCGGTTGTCCGTCGCCAACGGCGGACAGTTCGAGCACCTCGTGCTCCAACCAGCGATCATCCATTCGGGCGTACACCACCCGCTTCCCGTCAGGGGTCCAGGTGGGGAAGACCTCGTACCGGGTATCGTTGGTCAGTCGGACAACCGCCTTGCCGGGCACCGACACGGTGAAGACATCGAAGTGTCCGAACTTGTCCCCGGCAAACGCGATGGAATTGCCATCCGGCGACCACGAATAGGAATTGATCCGTCCGCCGAGGTTCGTGAGCTGGAGCTCCGTCCCATCGCGCAGCGAGCGCACGAAGAGCTCGGCCGGTCCGTTGCGATTCGAGATGTACGACAGCCATTGACCATTCGGCGCGTACTTGGGTTGATGCGACTGCAGAAAGGCGATCTCTCCGAGTTGGATATCGAGCGAGGCTGGCAGACCGCCAGCCGCCGGGATGGTCCACAGATCCGAACCTCCCAGGGCACCGCCAATGAGCAGACGCGTGCCGTCTGGCGACCACTGCGGTGCAACACCCCCGACAATGGAGCGGACCGATGTGACGTCACTGGCGCTCAACGGTTGTCCCTGCGCGCCGATCCCGGCGTTCAGGTGAGGACTCAGCAGAACGACAAGGGCGGCGAGCGAAGCTAGGGGGTGTCGCATCCTGATGCGCCTCGTATCGATGGGGAACGGTGAAGCGCGCCGGCCACCCCTCACGGGCGTGGCCGGCGCGTCCCGGACTTACGGCTGCGGGGGAGGAGTGATGCCGTCGACGATTCCACATCCCGTTGGCTGCGGCGTACGCGGCTGGCACTCGGCCACGGGAATGGGCATCGCCGGGAAGAGGCGGGGATCCGCCGCCCGCACGGGGATCTGCGCGAGGCGGCCATAGTGCCGCATATCGATCCACGTATGGCCTCCCTCCCAGACGAGCGAGTACCGCTTGTCATACAACAGCTCGGTCAGGAGATCACCGGAGAAGCTGCTGGGGAGCGGCGGTAGACCGCCAGCCGTTGTGCGCACCAGGTTGATATCCTGAATGGCCAGTGCCGTGTTCCCCAGCCCGAGATTGGCCTCAGCACGAAGGAGCAGCAGTTCCTCGTTGCGAATCAGCGGGATGGAGGCGGTGGCCGAGTTGTACATCGTGAACTGCACGTTGGAGCTGATGCCCTGCACGGTGAACGTCGGTACGGTCACGAGCTTGGTCTGCGCGCGCAGGTCGAGCGAGCCATCGGCCCGGAGCTTGGCTTCCGTTCGCAGTCGTGGGTGAGCGAACAGGAGGTCCGGACGGAAGTTGGGGTTCGTGATGTCGCCGGAGTTCGTCGAGAAGACGTGGTACGCCCCGAGGCTGAAGGGCGCCGTGGTGCTGATGAACGATTCACCAAGGGCCGTGAGGGCCACCTGCCAGTTGTCCGTGTAGACGGCCGCGCGCGCACGAAGCGCCCGGTTGACCCGCAGGAACGTGGCGGGGGTGTTGAAGCCCGTGAATCCGGTGGTAAGGGGAAACGGGAACGCCGTGCCCCCCGCCAGCAGATGGACCCGGGCCTCGTCGAGCAGCGTAGCGATGCGCGCGTAGACCTGCGCTTTCGTGGCGATCGGCGCCGGCGGTGCCGTCGGATCGATCCCGACATCGAGCGGCGCCCCGTACACATCGCGGGTCACGATGACTTGGAGGAAGTCATAGGCCTGGATCGTTTTGGCGAAACCCCGTGCCGCTTCCTTCTGAGCGTCGCTCCACGCGGTCACGTCATTGATCGCAGCCAGCAGCAGGTTGGCGGAACGGATGTTCCGGTACGGATCGGCATAGAGCACGTTGCCGGGGAACCCATTGCCGTTGAGTGGATCACGCACGCTACCTGGCAACGAGGCACCGGTGACGGACATGGGATATCCTTCGCGCCCGAATGCGCCCAGCCAGCGTATCCCCTCGGCCACGTTGGCGCGGGTACCGCGCAGCAAGCCGGTGGCGAGTGCCGACGCGCTGGTGGCGGTCGGCGACTGCACCAGCCCATCCACACTCGGATTGTTCGGGTTCGCAACATCGATGTCTCCACAGCCGAGGGAGACGAGCACGAGCGATATGGCGAGCGCAGTCGACAGCCGACCACGACGGGAGTGCCGGAGAATGGTCATGGTCAGAACCTCACGTCGATGGAGAGCCAGAAGCTGCGACTTGGCGGATAGGGCGACACATCGAAGCCGCGGGACACCGCCTGCGTGCCGAAGTTTGAGACCTCGGGATCGAGGCCGGTGTAGTCCGTGATGATCAGCAGGTTCCGGCCCGACAAGGTCAGGCGCGCCGACTCGGCCCGGCTCATGGCGCGGCGGACCAGCTTGGAGGGCATCTCGTACGTGAGCGTTACCTCGCGCAGTTTGATGAAGCTCGCGTCCTCGATGTAGTTGCGTGTCTGGCGCGGGAAGGTCCGGAGACGCCGCGCACAGATCGTTTCGTTAGTGGCGTTGGGCAATGGGGCGATATCGTTGCAATCGGCGCCGTTTCGCGATGCATCCCAGAGGTAGCGTGTCAGGTTGATGACCTCGCCGCCCTTTTGCCAATCGAACAGCGACGTGACGCTGAAGGCGCCCATCCGCAACGAGTTGCTGAAGCCCATCCGGAAATCGGGATTGGCATCGCCGACCTGCGTTACGATCCCCTGCCCGTTCGGGAGCGAGTCATTCCCGACGATCTGCGTGAGCGACTTGCCCGCTTCGACCTGGAAGACACCGAACGTAGTGCCGAAGCCTGGCGCCTGGAACGGCGGTACCGGGAGCGAGCGTACGCGCGCGTTGATGGTGGAGAACGTTGTGGTGGAGTTCCATTCGAACGACTTGGTCACGATGGGGAAGCCCTTCAGCGCCGCCTCGTACCCGCGCGTCTGGATGGATCCCCCGTTGAAGATCCGCAGTCCGTACCCGGTCGAGTTCGGCAGCGTCGCCGTGACGAGCAGATCATCGGTTTGCTTGTCGAAATACGAGAATTCCAGGGCGGCGCGTCCTTTCAGCATCGAGAGATCGATGCCGGTTTCGACTTCCCGCTGAATCTCCGGACGGAGGTTCGCATCGGCAGTCTGTGCACCGCTGCCGATCTCGATCGTGGGCAATCCCGCGATGTTCCCGCCGAAGAACTCCGTGAACTTCTGTCCGAACTGGGGCTGATTGCCCGAACGTCCCGTGGCGAGGCGGACCTTGAGTTCGTCGAAGATCGACGGCAGGGACACGAAGCGATACGAGGCCTGCGCGCGCGGGAAGAAATAGTACTTGCTCGCGTCGCTGTTGTTCGAGCTTCGGTCGGCACGGAATCCGGCAGCGAGGAACAGCTTCTGATCGAACAGCAGCAGCTCTTCCTGGGCATTGATGCCGATATCGTTCGTGCGCGAGTCATCCTCGGCCACACTTACCGCCGTGGCCCGACCGATATTGTTGAGCCCACCGATCAGGTTCTGGGCCACCACCCGTGAATTGCTCAATCCCCGCTGCTCGTACTGATGACCGATCGAGGTCGTCGCCTGCAGCCCTCCCCCCGAAGAGCGGTAGGTGTGCACCGCACTTACATTGAGGTTCATGTTGAGGCTTTGCGCGTTGGAGCGTACCGCCGTTCCCGGGAGTCCATCGAGGGGCTCGAACTGCAGATCCGGGGGCGTGAGGATGTTGCTCCGCTGATTGAAGAAGTCGACACCGCCACTGGCGATGAACCGCAGATCCTGTCGGGATCGTGTGAAGGCGTTGTAGGTCAGGTTGCCCGAGGTGATGGCGCGGTATACGACTTCGTCATTCTTGCTGAGGGCGGCGGTCTGCAGGGGGTTGCTCTGAGCCGCGGGGTTGCGCGGGAACGATCCGTCGGGATTGCGCCGGAGGTCGATGAAGGACGGACTCCGCGCCAGCGCCTGGCCCAACGCGACGCCACGGTTGTCGTTGTTGGTCAGTCCTCGACCGGTCTTTGTGCCGAGCAGATTGGTGGTGACGCGCGCCGTCAGCTTGCTGCTGATGTTCTGATCGAGACCAACCGTGAGAGACTGCTTGCGGTATCCCGTGTTCGCGATGATGCCACCGTCCTCCTTGAGCAGGCCTGAAGCGAAGTAGCGCGTGTCGTTGCTGCCGCCACTGACGCTCATGATGCTTTCCCAGGAGGTGGGCGTCTCCCCGTACACCTCGCGCTCATGATCGAAGAACGCCCCTTCCTTCCATAGGGCACCCACGGCTGGGCCGAAGGTGGCAATGGCATCCGCCTGGGAGTTGAAGCGACGCAGCCCGATGGTGCGTGCGACCTCCGGGCGCCCGACGCGCTGCGTAAAGGTGTATGCCGGCTTTCCAAGGAGACCGCGCTTGGTGGTGATCAGCACGACCCCATTGTTGGCACGGGAGCCGTAGATCGATGCGGCTGTGGCGCCTTTGAGGACTTCGATGCGTTCGATACTGTTCGGATCGAGGTCCGCTACACGATTCGAGGCGTTGTCCTGTCGACCGCCGACGACGGGATTGGCCGACGAACCCGTCACCGCAAAGACGCCCGGCGCGATGGTGGCATCGCTGATGATGACACCATCCACCACATACAGGGGAGTCGCCGCGCCGATCACGGTCGAGATGCCGCGCAATCGCACCTGATTGCCGCCGCCAGGGGCGCCGGAGTTGCTCGATATCTCGGCACCGGGCACGCGCCCCGAAAGCATGGTTTCCACGCTTGGTGCCGGGACGCGATTGAGTTCCGCGGCGCTTACCGACGCAATGGCCGTGGCGGCGTTGCGTCGCTCGATGCCGGTGGCCTGGCCGGTCACCACCATTTCACTGAGTCGCAACAGGTCGCGGCGGAGGATCACGTCGAGCGTCGATACGTTCGCGCCGACGGCCTGGTCGCTGCGGGCGAACCCGATACGCCGGAACGTGACGGTCACCGCTCCCGTCGGTATACGAACGCTGTACGTCCCGTCGTCGCGGGTGGTACCGAGGGCGACGGCGCCAAGGACGATCTGCACTTGGGTTGCCGGCGCACCGGACCCCTCCTCAGTGACGCGACCGCTGAGCGGGCGGGTTGCTCGCGCGTCCTGTGCGTGGGAGGGGGTGAATGGCACCGCATGTGCCAGGAGCACGATGACGGCTGCTCGAGCCAGCCAGGGGAGGTCCATGGGGTCCTCAAATGTGAATGGAGAGGTCGTCCGGCGTGTACATCTTCAGTGCGCCCGCGGTCGTCGTGCCGCGCACGAGGGCGGCAGCATGGGCGTTCGCTCAGGGGGTGGGGCGTGGATCGCGCCAGCTTTGCACCGGCGCCCCAGCCGGTGCGTTGCGGGCGATGTGGGCGGCCATCTCGCGCAGCAGGTCGGCGTTGGTCATGGGTTGCCAGCCATGGCCCTTCATGGGACGACCGTAGCGGAAGCTCCCGCCGTAGTACGGGGTCTTGGTGGATTCCAGAAAGTCTTCCAGGAGGTAGACCGCAGGTCCCAGATAGAAATCGTCCATGTCACCCGTGAGCAGGTGCAGCTTCCCCACGAGTGATGGCCCGATGCGCGACCAGTTGGTCTCCAGGTAGTGGCGCAGGTCGTATCCGTGCTCCCGCATGTAGTTGGCCACCTCGTGATCGATCTTGCCGGTGCGCAGGTCCCAGAGCTGGCGCGGGTACCCATCCGACCCCACCGGGCCGTAGGTGGCGTTCCAGATGTCGATCTGCGCGGCAGAGCGGCCACGCGTTCCCGACGCGAGTTCCATCTGGGAGATTTGCCGCATGGTGGCCACAGGCTGTCCCTCGGGGCTCATCTGCATCATGCGCTCGGGGGCGCCTGGCGCGGCGTTCGGCACGAGGAAGGCACTCGTGTCGCGATAAATGTCCACCAGCTGATAGCGCCGGAAATCGACGGGGTCGGGATACATGGTCCACGTCCCGCCGAAAAAGTCGGGGTGGTACACCTGCAGAGCCAGCGATTCCCATCCGCCGGTCGAACCGCCGGTGAGCACCCGGGCGTAGGGCTGCGCGATCATGCGAAAGCGCTTCTCCAGCTCAGGGATCAGCTCCTTCAGGATGGCGTCACCGTACGGCCCATTGTTGGCCGAGTTGACAGCGTACGAATCGTCGAAGAAGGGCGTCGGGTGCTGAAACTTGACGACGATCATTCGCGGCATGTCGTCGCGGATCCACTGCGTGTAGAACTCGAACCCGGACTCCCGCTTGCCGGCGCCGCCGACCGGCCTTCCAATATCCGCGGCAGACCACATCCCGGGCGCGGCCAGATTGAGCCCCGGAGTCGCCGGGGTGTCCGCGGTCGTGAAGTTGAACGGTGCGGCCAGGGTGAAGTGGTCCTGCACGAACACCACGGGGTAGCGCGTCTCCGGGTGTTGGTCGTAGTCCCGCGGAAGCAGCACGGTGGCGCCGAGGTACTGCGGATGCCCCCACCACTTGGTGAGTAGCGGGCTCTCGAACTTGATGCGCTTCACCCAGCGGGTGTCCGGTTCGACTTCGATCGGGGGGATCTTCCGGTCGAGGTCGAGGCGGATGAGGAAACCGCGCGCCGGATCCACGCGCACCTTCACCGGTGTGCTGATGAGGTTCCCCGGGGAGAAGGCCCACCGCTGTCCTTCCCACTGATCCTGATGCGCCCAAATGGTGTGTCCGTCGGCACGCGCAAACCGCGTGTAGACGTTGAGGACCGCCTGTGCGTAATACTCGCCGGGCGGAATGTCGCGGATGCTCCCGTACGGGTATCCCGCGGCATTCTCGTTCAGCATGGCCCACGTACCTGGCGCTTGCTGTTCCACATCGACGGCGAAGAACGGAACACGGCCGATACGCGTACGTGCAGACTGATAGGCCGCGATGCGAGGCTCGACGTCGTTTCGCTGATAGAGCGCCACGAACAGACGACCCGTAATGGGGGACGCGTTGAGTGACGCGGGGAAGCGCACGGCGAAGCGCCCTTGGACCTGGGCCTTTACCACCTCCGGCGTCACGCTCGTCACCGTCATGAGGGCCGCAAGCACCCCCAGCACGACTCGGCGCGGCGTCTGCACTGGCCGCCGCCGTGCCAGGTCAGCTGTACTGATGGTGTGCATTCCTGTCACTCCCGTGAGCGTGAAGACGCCGATGGCGCGTCAGAGACGCGGTCCTTGAGGAACTGATCGAAGAAGCCGAGCATGTCGCCCAGCTTCTCTCGCACATTGGCCCGAGACGTGACGTAGTACGTCTCTCCGGCGTACGCCTTGTAGCGGAAGATCTTGTACTCCGCGTCGAGTGCACGCGCGAAGTCCAGTGAGGCTGGCACGCTGGCCTGCCCTGGCCGCCAAGGCGTACGTGCCCCCTCACCGTGTACGAGGAACGCGGGCGTGGTCACCCGCTTCACGTTGTAGATGGGCGAGTTGCGTCGGTACACCGCGGCGCTGTCGGGAAACGCGCCAAACTCGTATGCCAGCAGCTTGGTGTGCTGCAGCTCGTCGTTCCACTCATGGAACTTCACCCAGTCGCCATAGCCGGACTCCGGAATCGCCGCCTGGAACAGGCCCGGCGCGTTCACGATGGCCGACATGGTCATGCATCCACCGTAGCTGACGCCATGAATGCCAAGCTTGGCGCCGTTCACATACGGCAGCGACTTGAGATACTCGGCGCCCGCCGCGATATCCTTCAAGTCACAGTGCCCCCAGCAGCCGTTGTTGGCATCCTCGAAAGCCCGTCCGTATCCCGAACTTCCCCGGATATTGGGAAGAAGAACGGCGTACCCGCGTTGTGCGAAGAACTGCACCTGCGCCTGGAACGTGTCCATGAACTGCGACGTGGGTCCACCATGCACCCACACGATTGCGGGGACGCGCTCGCCTGGACGCACCCCGCGCGGTTCGTAGAGGTACGCGCTGATGGTGAATCCGTCGCTGCTCGGATACGTGATCTTGCGCGGCGTGATCAGCGCGCCTTGAGGAATCGCTGCCGGCATCGACTGGGTGACTTGGGTGCTCCGCCCCGATGCCACATCGACGATGTAGAGATCGGCCGCTGCGGTCGTGGTTCCCATCGTGTAACTGATGCGGGCGCCGTCGGGCGACCACACGGGCTTCGACACCACTCCATCCTTGGGCGACACCAATGCGCGCGAAGGGCCGCCGTCGCTGCCCACCACGAACAAGTGCAGCGTGCCGTTTCTGTTGGACACGAAGGCGATCTGGCGCCCATCGGGAGACCAGGCCGCGTCGCTCTGCTCGGCCTGCTCGGGGGCAATCGGCGTCGGCGTGCCTCCCGCCAGCGGAACCGTCCAGTAGTTCAGCCAACCACTGCGCTGCGACCGAAACAGGACCCGCTTGCCGTCCGGAGCCACCTCGGCGTATCCGAACGCCACTCCGCCCCGATAGTCGAAGAAGCCCGTGTCGCGAACGACCACCCGGGGTGCCGAGGAACCATCCACCGGCACGGCCATGACGTCGTGATCGAGCCAGCGATCGTCCAGACGATCGAACAGCACGAAGCGTCCGTCGGGCGTCCAGGTGGGAAACACCTCGTACCCAGGATGACTCGTCAGGCGCGTGACGGCACCCGATGTGATCTCCACGACGTAGATGTCCTCGCTACCATAGCGATCCGCAGCGAACGCAATTCGGCGTCCATCCGGCGACCAGTTCATCGAGTTGATCCGACCGCCGAGCGACGTCAGCGGGAGGTCCCGACGGCTCTGTGCCGACCAGAGCCAGATCTCCGGTGCCCCACCCTTGCTCGAGACGTACGCCACGGCGTCACCCGCGGGTGACCAGCGCGGATTCTGCGAGGCCGTCGACCCGACGCCGGTGAGCGACAGGTCGGGGATGAGCTGACGTGGCAGCCCCCCGTCGCGATCCACCTCCCAGAGGCCGATCGGCCCGCCCATGCTGCCGAGGAACGCCAGTCGCGTTCCGTCGGGGTGCCACACCGGCGCGTCGCGACCGCCGATCATGGAGGTGACCGAGAGGATCTGATCCGCCGTCAACGGCGTACGTGTCGCGGCGGCGCGCCCCGGTTCCTGCGCACCGAGCGTGGGCCTGGCCTGCCAGACCGTCAGGCACAGGGTTGCAGCGAACGCGCGCAGGAGTCGCACGGGGAACCTCGCGGGGATGGCGGTTGGCAGAAGCGTGCACAAGCCTCCATGGCACATGACGTGCCAGTCCCGTCCGCCGCTCACGCCTCCTGCGTGTCAGCCGCTCAAGCCGTTGATCCGCCGAGAGTTGATGGTGCCCGGCGGGCTGGCTGGCCTCCGGCGCTACCCATCATGTATCGGCGCGGATCGCACCTTATGTGCGCCAGTCACCGCACCTTTTTGGATGCAGTGGTGCGAGGTCACTGTGAGTGACGCGCGCGCGTGACTGCGGAGTCGCGGAAATCCGTGGAGGTAATGCCATGCCGCAGCAACATGCGCTGGAAGACCTGACGGAGTACCCCGGCGCGCTCGGCGG
Above is a window of Gemmatimonas sp. DNA encoding:
- a CDS encoding RagB/SusD family nutrient uptake outer membrane protein, giving the protein MTILRHSRRGRLSTALAISLVLVSLGCGDIDVANPNNPSVDGLVQSPTATSASALATGLLRGTRANVAEGIRWLGAFGREGYPMSVTGASLPGSVRDPLNGNGFPGNVLYADPYRNIRSANLLLAAINDVTAWSDAQKEAARGFAKTIQAYDFLQVIVTRDVYGAPLDVGIDPTAPPAPIATKAQVYARIATLLDEARVHLLAGGTAFPFPLTTGFTGFNTPATFLRVNRALRARAAVYTDNWQVALTALGESFISTTAPFSLGAYHVFSTNSGDITNPNFRPDLLFAHPRLRTEAKLRADGSLDLRAQTKLVTVPTFTVQGISSNVQFTMYNSATASIPLIRNEELLLLRAEANLGLGNTALAIQDINLVRTTAGGLPPLPSSFSGDLLTELLYDKRYSLVWEGGHTWIDMRHYGRLAQIPVRAADPRLFPAMPIPVAECQPRTPQPTGCGIVDGITPPPQP
- a CDS encoding S9 family peptidase; this translates as MRLLRAFAATLCLTVWQARPTLGAQEPGRAAATRTPLTADQILSVTSMIGGRDAPVWHPDGTRLAFLGSMGGPIGLWEVDRDGGLPRQLIPDLSLTGVGSTASQNPRWSPAGDAVAYVSSKGGAPEIWLWSAQSRRDLPLTSLGGRINSMNWSPDGRRIAFAADRYGSEDIYVVEITSGAVTRLTSHPGYEVFPTWTPDGRFVLFDRLDDRWLDHDVMAVPVDGSSAPRVVVRDTGFFDYRGGVAFGYAEVAPDGKRVLFRSQRSGWLNYWTVPLAGGTPTPIAPEQAEQSDAAWSPDGRQIAFVSNRNGTLHLFVVGSDGGPSRALVSPKDGVVSKPVWSPDGARISYTMGTTTAAADLYIVDVASGRSTQVTQSMPAAIPQGALITPRKITYPSSDGFTISAYLYEPRGVRPGERVPAIVWVHGGPTSQFMDTFQAQVQFFAQRGYAVLLPNIRGSSGYGRAFEDANNGCWGHCDLKDIAAGAEYLKSLPYVNGAKLGIHGVSYGGCMTMSAIVNAPGLFQAAIPESGYGDWVKFHEWNDELQHTKLLAYEFGAFPDSAAVYRRNSPIYNVKRVTTPAFLVHGEGARTPWRPGQASVPASLDFARALDAEYKIFRYKAYAGETYYVTSRANVREKLGDMLGFFDQFLKDRVSDAPSASSRSRE
- a CDS encoding S9 family peptidase — translated: MRHPLASLAALVVLLSPHLNAGIGAQGQPLSASDVTSVRSIVGGVAPQWSPDGTRLLIGGALGGSDLWTIPAAGGLPASLDIQLGEIAFLQSHQPKYAPNGQWLSYISNRNGPAELFVRSLRDGTELQLTNLGGRINSYSWSPDGNSIAFAGDKFGHFDVFTVSVPGKAVVRLTNDTRYEVFPTWTPDGKRVVYARMDDRWLEHEVLELSAVGDGQPRTIVKDVDFFDYQAGGNFGYSLVSPDGSTLLFRSHRSGWINYWVVPMAGGVPRPIAAEAANQSGARWSPDGKSILYQALWNGTQDLRVVAATGGAPRVLAKPDGMGVISNAEWSPDGRQVSFTSESPTEAADLFVVNAAGGAPRRLTTSSTATHVASRLITPKKVSYKSPDGLTIQAYLYEPTLAPGGKAPGILFIHGGPTSSFNDTYQAQVQYLTMRGYAVLLPNIRGSSGYGKVFEDANNGCWGRCDLLDVTAGVEFLKTLPYIEPTRMGITGTSYGGCMSLAAAAFAPGVFQAAIAASGYGDWLHFHAEQELRHVKLVEYEFGDLPQATDKYRMASPIFFMKDIQTPIMLIHGVGAQLPRSVASALFADRLEMNYKPFTYKTYPNENYYIRRRDNIQVMLGDMVAYFDQHLKDGMREPARARGGAR
- a CDS encoding alpha/beta hydrolase-fold protein translates to MHTISTADLARRRPVQTPRRVVLGVLAALMTVTSVTPEVVKAQVQGRFAVRFPASLNASPITGRLFVALYQRNDVEPRIAAYQSARTRIGRVPFFAVDVEQQAPGTWAMLNENAAGYPYGSIRDIPPGEYYAQAVLNVYTRFARADGHTIWAHQDQWEGQRWAFSPGNLISTPVKVRVDPARGFLIRLDLDRKIPPIEVEPDTRWVKRIKFESPLLTKWWGHPQYLGATVLLPRDYDQHPETRYPVVFVQDHFTLAAPFNFTTADTPATPGLNLAAPGMWSAADIGRPVGGAGKRESGFEFYTQWIRDDMPRMIVVKFQHPTPFFDDSYAVNSANNGPYGDAILKELIPELEKRFRMIAQPYARVLTGGSTGGWESLALQVYHPDFFGGTWTMYPDPVDFRRYQLVDIYRDTSAFLVPNAAPGAPERMMQMSPEGQPVATMRQISQMELASGTRGRSAAQIDIWNATYGPVGSDGYPRQLWDLRTGKIDHEVANYMREHGYDLRHYLETNWSRIGPSLVGKLHLLTGDMDDFYLGPAVYLLEDFLESTKTPYYGGSFRYGRPMKGHGWQPMTNADLLREMAAHIARNAPAGAPVQSWRDPRPTP
- a CDS encoding SusC/RagA family TonB-linked outer membrane protein; this encodes MDLPWLARAAVIVLLAHAVPFTPSHAQDARATRPLSGRVTEEGSGAPATQVQIVLGAVALGTTRDDGTYSVRIPTGAVTVTFRRIGFARSDQAVGANVSTLDVILRRDLLRLSEMVVTGQATGIERRNAATAIASVSAAELNRVPAPSVETMLSGRVPGAEISSNSGAPGGGNQVRLRGISTVIGAATPLYVVDGVIISDATIAPGVFAVTGSSANPVVGGRQDNASNRVADLDPNSIERIEVLKGATAASIYGSRANNGVVLITTKRGLLGKPAYTFTQRVGRPEVARTIGLRRFNSQADAIATFGPAVGALWKEGAFFDHEREVYGETPTSWESIMSVSGGSNDTRYFASGLLKEDGGIIANTGYRKQSLTVGLDQNISSKLTARVTTNLLGTKTGRGLTNNDNRGVALGQALARSPSFIDLRRNPDGSFPRNPAAQSNPLQTAALSKNDEVVYRAITSGNLTYNAFTRSRQDLRFIASGGVDFFNQRSNILTPPDLQFEPLDGLPGTAVRSNAQSLNMNLNVSAVHTYRSSGGGLQATTSIGHQYEQRGLSNSRVVAQNLIGGLNNIGRATAVSVAEDDSRTNDIGINAQEELLLFDQKLFLAAGFRADRSSNNSDASKYYFFPRAQASYRFVSLPSIFDELKVRLATGRSGNQPQFGQKFTEFFGGNIAGLPTIEIGSGAQTADANLRPEIQREVETGIDLSMLKGRAALEFSYFDKQTDDLLVTATLPNSTGYGLRIFNGGSIQTRGYEAALKGFPIVTKSFEWNSTTTFSTINARVRSLPVPPFQAPGFGTTFGVFQVEAGKSLTQIVGNDSLPNGQGIVTQVGDANPDFRMGFSNSLRMGAFSVTSLFDWQKGGEVINLTRYLWDASRNGADCNDIAPLPNATNETICARRLRTFPRQTRNYIEDASFIKLREVTLTYEMPSKLVRRAMSRAESARLTLSGRNLLIITDYTGLDPEVSNFGTQAVSRGFDVSPYPPSRSFWLSIDVRF